CAACCTCTTGTTGCGACCAAGCCGTTTTTGGCATCGATGCCTGCTGCGATTTTAGCTCCATATTTTTGAACTGCCGCACGTAGGAAATCTGGATCTGTTAGAGCGGCAGAACCGATAATCACGCGGTCGATGCCGGACTCGAGGTAATAATCCACTTGCGCCATGCTACGAATTCCTCCACCAACTTGGACGGGTATTTTGGCTGTTGTTTTCATTTTTTGGATGACTTCTAGGTTAATGGGGCGTCCTTCTAATGCGCCGTCAAGGTCAACGATATGCAGGTAAGTCGCGCCATCTGTTGCAAATCCTTTTGCTTGGGCAATCGGGTCTTCATTGACAACTGTTTTTTTAGAAAAGTCGCCTTGGAAAAGACGGACACATTGTCCATTTTTTAAATCTATTGCTGGGAAGATTTGCATGAATAAGTGACCTCCTTAAATCCTTTTAAAATTTCAAGACCGATTTGGCCGCTTTTTTCAGGATGGAACTGGGCGCCGTAAATATTGCCGTTATTTATCATGCCAGGAACTTCAATAGAATAGCCACTTGTTGCGATAATGTATTCTTCTGGGCAATTGGCGTAATAGGAGTGAACGTAATAAACGTATTCTCCATCAAGTTGTTTTGTAAGCGGGGTGGCACGTTTGATTTGTAGTTGATTCCAGCCCATATGTGGAACGGCAAATTCGGGCTCTTCTGGTAATTTTTCGACATGACCGGGAATGAGACCGAGTCCACTCGTGAAGCTATGTTCGTTACTGGATTCGAGTAAAAGTTGCATACCAAGACATACGCCAAGAATTGGTTTACCAGTGGCAGCGATTTCTTTTAAAGTTTTATCAAGCCCGCGCCGAGTGAGTTCTTTCATAGCTTCAGGATAAGCGCCAACTCCTGGTAAAATAACGCCGTCAGCCTGTGAGATTTCTGTTGCATCACTAGAAATTTTGTTTTGTAGTCCGATGAAATCAAGTGCTTTGCTGATGCTCTTCGTGTTTCCTGTATCATAGTCAATAATTACAATCATTTACAGGACCCCTTTAGTTGAATTTACGCCTTTAATTTCTGGGTTAATCGTGATTGCTTCACGAAGCGCACGGCCGAATGCTTTGAAAAGTGCTTCGATTTTATGGTGTGTGTTTTTGCCATAAAGGACGCGAAGGTGGAGGTTCATTTCGGTATTAAAGGCGACTGCTTGGAAAAATTCTTCCACTAATTCTGTGTCAAAATCGCCCAGTTTAGGGTTTGTGAGTTCAGCGTCAAATACAAGATAAGAACGTCCACTTAAGTCTAGAGCACAAAAACCAAGTGATTCGTCCATTGGGACATAAGAAGAGCCGTAACGATTAATGCTCGCTTTATCAGCAAGTGCTTCTTTTAAACAAAGTCCAAGTGTGATGCCGATGTCTTCTACGGTGTGATGCGCATCGACATATGTATCGCCGTCTGCTTTTACGTTTAAAGTTACTCGGCTATGCTTGGCGAAAAGGGTGAGCATGTGATCCAAAAATCCGACTCCAGTAGAAATAGTTGATTCTGTTTGGGAATCTAGGTTAATGGAAAGTTCAATAGAAGTTTCTGCAGTAACACGGGTTTTAGTCGCTGTTCTCATTTAGTTTTCCTCCTCAAAACGAATTTGAATGGCTTTGGCATGGGCGTCTAGACCTTCTTTTTTGGCAAGTAAAACAATAGCATCTTTTTCTTTTGCGAGTGCTTCTTTTGTATAAGAAATAAAGGCAGAACGTTTCGTGAAATCTTCCACGCCGAGAGGAGAGAAAAATTTCGCGGTGCCACTTGTAGGTAAGACGTGATTTGGTCCGGCAAAATAGTCGCCAAGAGGTTCCGATGCATAACTTCCTAAGAAAATTGAGCCGGCGTTTTTAATTTGATGGAGATAGTTCATTGGATTTTCAAGTTGTACTTCTAGGTGTTCAGGGGCGATTTCGTTCATGATATCGAACATTTCTTGTGTGGTTGCTGTGATAATGATTTTTCCTTGTGTTTCGATAGATTTCTGAGCAATCGCTTTTCGTGGTAGATTTTCCAGCTGTTTTTTAATTTCGCTCTGAGTTTGATCGGCGATTTTTTTACTAGTTGTGATTAAGATAGCACGGGCTAAAATATCATGCTCTGCTTGGGAGAGTAAGTCGGCGGCGATAAAAGCTGGATTGGCGTTTTCATCTGCGAGCACGACGATTTCGGATGGACCGGCTATCATATCGATATCGACTAGGCCGAACACTTCACGTTTGGCAGTGGCAACATAGATATTTCCAGGACCGACGATTTTAGCTACTTTAGGGATAGATTCAGTTCCGTAAGCAAGAGCTGCGATTCCATGCGCGCCGCCAACTTGGTAAATTTCGTCCACACCAGCAAGTTGAGCCGCGACTAAAACGTGAGGATTAATACCATTTTCGCCAGGAGGGGTAATCATTACGATTCGTTTTACTCCGGCAATTTTGGCGGGTAACACATTCATTAATACGGATGATGGATAGGCTGCTGTACCACCGGGAACGTATACGCCGACAGTTTCTAATGGACGAATCAATTGTCCTCGAATGACGCCATCTTTTT
The sequence above is drawn from the Listeria monocytogenes genome and encodes:
- the hisA gene encoding 1-(5-phosphoribosyl)-5-[(5-phosphoribosylamino)methylideneamino]imidazole-4-carboxamide isomerase — its product is MQIFPAIDLKNGQCVRLFQGDFSKKTVVNEDPIAQAKGFATDGATYLHIVDLDGALEGRPINLEVIQKMKTTAKIPVQVGGGIRSMAQVDYYLESGIDRVIIGSAALTDPDFLRAAVQKYGAKIAAGIDAKNGLVATRGWLDVSQVNYLDLAKRMEKVGVETIIYTDISRDGTLTGPNLEQMANLKEHVKVNLIASGGVSSRADLEALAKLGLYGAIAGKALYNRQISMSDIVEVEQIAY
- the hisH gene encoding imidazole glycerol phosphate synthase subunit HisH — encoded protein: MIVIIDYDTGNTKSISKALDFIGLQNKISSDATEISQADGVILPGVGAYPEAMKELTRRGLDKTLKEIAATGKPILGVCLGMQLLLESSNEHSFTSGLGLIPGHVEKLPEEPEFAVPHMGWNQLQIKRATPLTKQLDGEYVYYVHSYYANCPEEYIIATSGYSIEVPGMINNGNIYGAQFHPEKSGQIGLEILKGFKEVTYSCKSSQQ
- the hisB gene encoding imidazoleglycerol-phosphate dehydratase HisB, producing MRTATKTRVTAETSIELSINLDSQTESTISTGVGFLDHMLTLFAKHSRVTLNVKADGDTYVDAHHTVEDIGITLGLCLKEALADKASINRYGSSYVPMDESLGFCALDLSGRSYLVFDAELTNPKLGDFDTELVEEFFQAVAFNTEMNLHLRVLYGKNTHHKIEALFKAFGRALREAITINPEIKGVNSTKGVL
- the hisD gene encoding histidinol dehydrogenase, with protein sequence MKILTGTAKELLNKLKTETNTNTSIQVETEVKTIIEKVKTAGDQALFDFTSKFDGVGLTELRVPAADIQAASAKVDPAFLEALQQAKANIESFHSKQKQHAFLDNEKDGVIRGQLIRPLETVGVYVPGGTAAYPSSVLMNVLPAKIAGVKRIVMITPPGENGINPHVLVAAQLAGVDEIYQVGGAHGIAALAYGTESIPKVAKIVGPGNIYVATAKREVFGLVDIDMIAGPSEIVVLADENANPAFIAADLLSQAEHDILARAILITTSKKIADQTQSEIKKQLENLPRKAIAQKSIETQGKIIITATTQEMFDIMNEIAPEHLEVQLENPMNYLHQIKNAGSIFLGSYASEPLGDYFAGPNHVLPTSGTAKFFSPLGVEDFTKRSAFISYTKEALAKEKDAIVLLAKKEGLDAHAKAIQIRFEEEN